One genomic segment of Desulfocapsa sulfexigens DSM 10523 includes these proteins:
- the elbB gene encoding isoprenoid biosynthesis glyoxalase ElbB, whose product MSKKSIAVILSGCGNRDGSEIHEATLTLWAIHKNGADYQCYAPNITQHHVLNHITGQEMTEQRNVLIESARIARGAVRDLSDFDAAAHDAIIIPGGLGAAKNLSSYAFDGPDCSINTDVKKAIIAMFEDKKPIGALCIAPVILAKLLNQVRVTVGQDPATARNIETMGAHHTTTLHGEIVVDTEHKVVSTPCYMLDSRVDQIGDGVDRLVQEVLKLTTA is encoded by the coding sequence ATGAGCAAAAAATCTATCGCTGTAATCCTCTCAGGCTGTGGCAATCGTGATGGATCTGAAATTCACGAAGCCACGCTCACCCTCTGGGCCATTCACAAGAATGGAGCAGATTATCAATGTTACGCTCCAAATATCACCCAACACCACGTACTCAACCACATCACTGGACAGGAGATGACCGAACAGCGAAATGTACTCATTGAGTCCGCCCGCATAGCAAGGGGAGCTGTTCGTGACCTCAGTGATTTTGATGCTGCTGCCCATGACGCCATCATCATCCCTGGTGGCCTTGGAGCTGCAAAAAACCTCTCCAGCTACGCCTTTGACGGACCGGATTGCTCGATCAACACAGATGTGAAAAAAGCAATTATCGCCATGTTCGAAGACAAAAAACCCATCGGTGCCCTCTGCATTGCTCCGGTTATTCTCGCCAAACTACTCAATCAGGTGCGCGTTACTGTTGGTCAGGACCCCGCCACCGCTCGCAATATTGAAACCATGGGAGCACATCATACAACAACCTTGCATGGAGAAATAGTCGTGGACACTGAGCACAAGGTAGTAAGCACGCCCTGCTATATGCTTGATTCGCGAGTAGATCAGATAGGTGATGGTGTCGATCGTCTCGTTCAGGAGGTCCTAAAACTGACAACCGCTTGA
- the hpt gene encoding hypoxanthine phosphoribosyltransferase yields the protein MDYSNKEIVLSKQAIHDRIRELGQEISKDYQDKELVVIGVLKGAFIFMADLIREIDLNLSADFIQVSSYGGSSSSTGKITLVSSPAQSIENRHVLLVEDIIDTGLTMQWLANHFSEEGAASVKICSLIDKSERREHEVTIDYAGFAISQGFLIGYGLDFDEKYRNLQAIYHLNM from the coding sequence ATGGACTACTCAAATAAAGAAATCGTGCTCAGCAAACAGGCAATCCATGATCGAATCAGAGAACTCGGCCAGGAAATCAGCAAAGACTACCAGGATAAAGAGCTTGTTGTTATCGGTGTCCTGAAAGGTGCCTTTATCTTTATGGCAGACCTGATAAGGGAGATCGATCTTAATCTATCTGCTGATTTTATCCAGGTTTCCTCTTACGGTGGGAGTTCCTCTTCCACTGGTAAAATCACTCTGGTATCCAGCCCCGCTCAGTCCATAGAAAACAGGCATGTCCTTCTCGTTGAAGATATTATCGATACTGGTCTCACCATGCAGTGGCTGGCTAACCATTTCAGTGAGGAGGGTGCTGCTTCTGTAAAGATCTGCTCACTCATTGACAAGTCGGAGCGCAGGGAGCATGAGGTCACCATCGACTATGCCGGGTTTGCAATTTCTCAAGGATTTCTTATCGGATATGGCCTTGATTTTGATGAAAAATATAGAAATCTTCAGGCAATCTACCACCTCAACATGTAA
- a CDS encoding 4Fe-4S binding protein yields the protein MGKSSTTLNPAFNGEVTSLPGGEHLNSCFACGACSGICPVSQAIPEFDPRKIIHMIRMGMKERLLTSDMLWYCSGCRSCVFVCPQDVSFADIMGAVSKLALREGYVSEETLIEKGKAAKVERDLCVACLTCVRSCPWEIPKIDFLGVATIDAEKCRACGICVEECPANAITLNESQDERLIAACGIK from the coding sequence ATGGGAAAGTCATCTACTACACTTAATCCGGCATTTAATGGGGAAGTGACCTCGCTTCCGGGCGGAGAACATCTCAACAGTTGTTTTGCCTGCGGTGCATGCAGCGGAATATGTCCTGTCTCCCAGGCTATTCCTGAATTTGATCCGCGCAAAATTATTCATATGATTCGAATGGGTATGAAGGAGCGTCTGCTCACTTCAGACATGCTCTGGTACTGTTCAGGATGCCGTTCCTGTGTGTTTGTCTGTCCTCAGGATGTTAGTTTTGCTGATATCATGGGTGCTGTGAGTAAGCTTGCCTTAAGAGAAGGCTATGTAAGCGAAGAGACACTGATCGAAAAAGGTAAAGCGGCCAAGGTTGAACGTGACCTCTGCGTGGCCTGTCTCACCTGTGTTCGCTCCTGCCCATGGGAGATTCCCAAGATTGATTTCCTTGGTGTGGCTACCATTGATGCTGAAAAATGTCGTGCCTGTGGGATCTGTGTAGAAGAATGCCCTGCTAACGCTATTACTTTGAATGAATCTCAGGATGAACGGCTCATCGCCGCCTGTGGAATAAAATAA
- a CDS encoding hydrogenase iron-sulfur subunit, translating into MSFDPVITLFSCHYTSQQSCAAEGKELEQLGFPSSINLVRVPCTGKLQITTLLKAFEDGADGVYVVGCPEDGCHNVKGSIRAAKRVAAVRAALEELGVEGERVQMYHLPRGLHPEFVAKGKEMDARIRDLGPSPFSN; encoded by the coding sequence ATGAGCTTTGATCCTGTTATAACCCTGTTCAGTTGTCATTATACTTCCCAGCAGAGCTGTGCTGCAGAAGGAAAGGAACTGGAGCAGCTGGGTTTTCCGTCCAGTATCAATCTGGTCAGGGTACCCTGTACCGGCAAACTGCAGATAACCACTCTGCTAAAGGCCTTTGAAGATGGTGCTGATGGTGTCTATGTTGTCGGTTGTCCCGAGGATGGCTGCCATAATGTCAAGGGAAGTATTCGTGCGGCGAAGCGTGTAGCTGCGGTACGTGCAGCTCTTGAAGAGCTTGGGGTGGAGGGCGAACGAGTTCAGATGTATCACCTTCCAAGGGGTTTGCATCCGGAATTTGTTGCAAAGGGCAAAGAGATGGACGCTCGGATTCGTGATCTGGGACCCAGCCCGTTTTCTAACTAA
- a CDS encoding methylenetetrahydrofolate reductase C-terminal domain-containing protein, whose protein sequence is MIVAERKPMAEIVEMVQDCKKILVLACRGCVTVCSAGGEREAEILSSLIRLGMKKAGKSIEITTGSLVRQCDREYIDEIDQWDGQYDAVVSTACGVGVNFISNLRKDTMVYPALNTTFFGGSAEQGEWTEQCAGCGDCVLHLTGGLCPVARCAKSLMNGPCGGSVDGKCEIHRDVECIWQSIHDRLASFDRSAQMEVIAPIRDWSTAGHGGPRKVVRDDLTV, encoded by the coding sequence ATGATTGTTGCAGAACGTAAGCCAATGGCAGAGATCGTCGAGATGGTTCAGGACTGTAAAAAAATACTGGTTCTGGCCTGTCGTGGGTGTGTCACAGTGTGTTCGGCTGGCGGTGAGCGAGAGGCTGAAATTCTCTCTTCTCTTATCCGTCTTGGTATGAAAAAGGCTGGTAAATCCATTGAGATTACCACGGGAAGTCTGGTGCGGCAGTGTGACCGTGAATACATTGATGAGATCGATCAGTGGGACGGGCAATATGACGCTGTTGTTTCCACGGCCTGTGGTGTTGGCGTGAACTTTATCTCCAATCTTCGCAAGGACACCATGGTCTACCCTGCTTTAAATACTACTTTTTTCGGTGGGTCAGCTGAACAGGGTGAGTGGACAGAGCAGTGTGCTGGCTGTGGCGATTGTGTGCTCCATCTCACTGGCGGATTGTGTCCGGTGGCCCGTTGTGCCAAGAGCCTGATGAATGGACCATGTGGCGGCTCCGTTGATGGAAAATGTGAAATTCACAGAGATGTGGAGTGTATCTGGCAGTCCATTCATGATCGTCTTGCTTCTTTTGACAGATCGGCTCAGATGGAAGTTATTGCGCCGATTCGTGACTGGTCGACAGCTGGACATGGTGGCCCCCGTAAAGTTGTCCGTGACGATCTGACCGTGTAG
- a CDS encoding molybdopterin molybdotransferase MoeA: MKNEKKQSIDLETAQSLILKKCRVLSAEKVNLSKSLKRFPAALLVALESLPGYDQSLRDGYAISREQQGGKNCYEIIDEVAAGDTRKLLLGENQAIRIMTGGLIPENALAVVPRELCSVNGETVSVKTVFLEPQRDFIHRKGCELAEGEVIVPEGSAIEVEQLILLAGVGYDSVPLVRKPRISFFCTGSELISGGEEKLAGEKYSANSHLLHGLIEHAGAKVQVQGTVKDDPEAVMEALIAMNESGSDIIVSTGGMGPGKFDLVEDAFLRAGGRVIYHSLHLRPGKSTLFGMLGRSLFFGMPGPPPAVHLLFNELIRPAILALQGAKNCRPREVEAYLTENLYFPKRGLPRLKSGFLSFAEGRCLVRPSTTIGGSNCYIYCSESARELKSGERVTVHMIDSLPCID; encoded by the coding sequence ATGAAGAATGAAAAGAAACAGTCCATCGATCTGGAAACGGCTCAAAGTTTGATCCTGAAGAAATGCAGGGTGTTGTCAGCTGAAAAAGTGAACCTCTCTAAAAGTCTGAAGCGTTTTCCTGCCGCACTGCTTGTGGCTCTTGAATCACTGCCTGGTTACGATCAGTCATTGAGGGATGGTTATGCAATCAGCAGAGAACAACAGGGAGGGAAAAACTGTTATGAAATCATTGATGAAGTGGCAGCCGGTGATACCAGAAAGCTTCTTCTAGGTGAAAACCAGGCTATACGAATAATGACTGGAGGCCTGATTCCTGAAAATGCCCTTGCTGTTGTCCCCAGGGAATTGTGCAGCGTTAATGGGGAGACTGTCAGCGTTAAGACTGTTTTTCTAGAGCCGCAGAGGGATTTTATTCACAGGAAGGGGTGTGAACTGGCAGAAGGAGAGGTGATTGTCCCTGAAGGTTCAGCCATTGAAGTCGAGCAGCTGATTTTACTTGCAGGCGTTGGCTATGATTCCGTGCCACTTGTTCGAAAGCCACGGATCAGTTTTTTCTGCACCGGTTCCGAATTGATTTCAGGAGGAGAGGAAAAGCTTGCAGGAGAAAAATATTCTGCGAACAGCCATCTCCTTCATGGCCTTATTGAGCATGCCGGGGCAAAAGTACAGGTACAGGGTACGGTCAAAGATGACCCGGAAGCTGTCATGGAAGCTCTTATTGCAATGAACGAATCAGGCTCTGACATTATTGTGAGTACAGGTGGGATGGGGCCTGGCAAATTTGATCTTGTTGAAGATGCTTTCTTGCGCGCCGGTGGCAGGGTGATCTATCATTCGCTTCATTTACGACCCGGGAAATCGACGCTCTTTGGAATGCTCGGCCGCTCACTTTTTTTCGGTATGCCGGGGCCTCCTCCTGCGGTGCATCTCCTGTTTAATGAGCTGATTCGACCAGCTATTCTTGCTCTTCAGGGAGCAAAAAACTGTCGACCAAGGGAGGTTGAGGCTTACCTGACCGAAAATCTCTATTTTCCAAAAAGAGGGTTGCCACGTCTGAAAAGCGGTTTTTTGAGTTTCGCAGAGGGCAGGTGTCTGGTGCGGCCTTCAACCACAATTGGTGGATCTAACTGCTACATCTATTGTTCAGAATCTGCAAGGGAGTTGAAAAGTGGTGAGCGAGTCACTGTTCATATGATTGATTCTTTACCCTGTATTGATTGA